The following DNA comes from Actinomycetota bacterium.
CCCGGGCCGGGTCACCGAGGTCCTGCTGGTGATAGACGCCACCACCGGCCAGAACGGGCTCACCCAGGCCCGCCAGTTCACCGAGGCCGTCGAGGTCACGGGCGTCGTGCTCACCAAGCTCGACGGCACGGCCAAGGGCGGCATCGCCCTGGCCATCCAGACCGACCTCGGCATCCCCATCAAGCTCGTGGGCCTGGGCGAGTCGGCCGCCGACCTCGTGGCGTTCGACCCCGACGAGTTCGTCGAAGCCCTGTTCAACTGACCGAGCTCGCCGAACCGGTGTACGAAACGCGCCACAACTGGCGCGATTGCCACACCGCAACCTGCACGGCCCCGAGCCGTTACCGGCGCTCGAGGACGATGGGCGCCTCGACGAGGTGCGGCGCCGGCGCCCGGCCGTCGGGCACGAGCCACGGGGCGTGGGGCTCGGCCCCGGGGTCGAAGCGCCACCGGCGGCCGGCGCGCTCCACCCCGATGGGGTAGACGGTCAGGTCGCCGCTCGGGCCGACGTGGAGCCGCAGGAAGTTCTTCTGGTCGGCGTGGTGGAGCGGGGCGAAGGCCTCGTTGGCGTGAAAGCCCATGTGGTTGGTGGCCCACAGGTAGGCGGAGACACCCAGTACGCCGCCGACCCCGCCGAACACCCACACCAGGGCCAGGAAGGCGAGCAGCGAAGGGGCCCCGTCGAAGGGCGATGCCAGCGCCGAGGCGACCACGATGACCAGGGCCAGACCGCCCGTCTGCAGGGCTGAGTGGCCGAGGGCGATGACGACCCTGGGCAGGCCCCGGGCGTCGTGGGCCAGGCGGATCATAGCCCCGAACAAGGCGATGACCGACACGATGAGCAGGAAGGCCGAGGGGCTCTGCCACAGCGCCCGCACCAGGTCGGCGAACCCGACGCCCTGGTGGGCGTCGGACAGGTGGAGGTTGAGCATGAACACCACCAGCACCTGCACCGCGCCCAGGGCGGCGGCCAGGGGCAGGTTGTAAGCCGGCAGCAGCCACACCCGCTTGCGCAGGCGGCGGGAGAAGGCCTCCGACGGGTAGACGGCCGCCTTTGCGAAGGCACGGCCCCCGTTGTCGCCCGGTGGCTCGACCGTCTCGGCCAGCCCGTGGGTGGGATGCAGGAACGAGCCGCCGCCGCCGGCCGTGACCAGGTGGCGCTCGCCGCCCGCCTCGGCGTAGCGGCAGTAGTGGTGGCGGCCGCTCTTGAGGTAGAGCGTGACCCGTCCCCCGGCGGGGGCCACGACCTCGCGCTCGAGGTAAGCCAGCGTCCGGTCCGAGCACACCTCGGAGCTGCGCCGGCCGCTCTCGACCTCCTTGGCCATGCAGACCACGACCTGGTCGCCGTCCGCCATCTCCTGGGCGGCCTCGGCGAAGTACGCCAACTGGGACTCGTCGAGGAAGTCCCCGAACTGGGTGTCGATCCCCCAGAGCCACCACCGATGGGGGAGCCGGACGGCGAAGTAGCTCCGGCTCTGGATGGTCTGGCGGCCCCCGATAGGGCGGCGGCGGCAGAACACGTTGACGAAGTTGACCAGCCCGTCGTACCAGTCGTGGCTGCCGGGGATGGCGAGCAGCTCGGGGGGCCGGCCCGGGGGCGGGCACGGCAGCGCCGCCCGGTAGGGCCCGAGCAGGCGGTTCTCGTACTGGGTGCGGGTGGGGACGGGGTACACCTGGTCGCCGCCCATCACCAGCAAGGGGCCCCGGGGAAGGTGGTGAGCCTGGCCGTCGAGCTCCACGTCAATGTGGTCCTGGGACAGGAGCCAGGCGACCGTGTAGGTCGAGTTCCACCCGTCGCCCAGGTCGGCGACGTAGTCGAACCACAGCTCGTCGCCGGCCGAGCGGTCGTACACCTCGGCGGCCATGTGGACCTGGAGCTCGCGGCTGTCGGTGTAGGACGTGGTGAAGCCCGAGGCCACCACCCGGGCGGCCGTGCCCAGCAGTTGGTGGGGGTCGAGCCAGCGCACCATCGGCCGGCGCACGAACCCCAGCTCGCCGTCGTGGCGAGGGCGGACCAACGTCGGGGGGGCGGAGGGGCGCGGCGACCTCTCGTCTGGTCGAGCCTCGGGCATGCCACCTCCTCGGCGGTAGGAAGGCGACGGGGGTGGCCGCCGGGCCATTGTAGGGGCGCGGTATGGCCCCGGTACGGCGCCTACGAGACCGCAGCCGTCAACCGCCGCCGGCCGGCCGGTCGGGTGACTTCGGGCGTGCACCGAGCACCCGTGGCTTTCCGCCTTCCACTCGCGGGGCGGGGTACGAGGGCGCAGACACCTCCTATCCATGTCGCAGCAGGCGGGTGGCGCGCCACGCGTACGTCAGAAACGGAGACGAACGAGAGTGAGTAAAAATGTACCGGAGAGGTTCAATTTTACTCAATCGTCGTGTAGGCGCGGTGGGCCGGGTGTTGTCAGGGCGGCCGCTACCCTGGTCGGGCCATGTTCGACTCGTTGAGCGAGCGGTTCGAGACCATCTTCAAGCGCGTCCGGGGGCGGGGGCGGCTGGGGGAGAAGGACGTCGAGGAGATCCTGCGGGAGATCCGCCTGGCCCTGCTGGAGGCCGACGTCAACTTCAAGGTCGTCAAGGCCATGGTCGACCGCATCCGCGAGCAGTGCATCGGGGCCGACCTGTCGGCCAGCCTCACGCCCGCCCAGCAGGTCGTCAAGATCGTCAACCAGGAACTGGTCAACATCCTGGGGGGCCAGACCCTGCGGATCACCTACGCCTCCCGGCCGCCGACGGTGGTCATGCTGGCCGGCCTGCAGGGGTCGGGCAAGACGACCACCGCCGGCAAGCTGGCCCGCTGGTTCCGCCAGCAGGGCCGCCACCCCATGCTGGTGGGGGCCGACCTCCAGCGCCCGGCGGCCGTGCAGCAGCTCACGGTGCTGGCCGGCCAGGTGGGGGTACCCGTCTTCTCCGAGCCGACCGACCCGGTCATGGTGGCCAAGGCGGGGCTGGCCGAGGCCCAGCGCCGGGGCCGCGACGTGCTGATCGTCGACACCGCCGGGCGCCTGCACGTCGACGCCGACCTGATGGACGAGGCCCGGGCCATCTCCGAGGCCGTCAGCCCCGACTACACGTTCTTGGTGGTCGACGCCATGACCGGCCAGGACGCCGTCAACGTGGCCGAGTCGTTCCACGCCGCCCTGGAGATCGACGGGGTCATCCTCACCAAGCTCGACGGCGACGCCCGGGGCGGCGCCGCCCTGTCGGTCAAGGAGGTCATCGGCAAGCCCATCGCCTTCGCCTCGGTGGGCGAGAAGCTGGCCGACTTCGAGCCGTTCCACCCCGACCGCATGGCGTCGCGCATCTTGGGCATGGGCGACATGCTCACGCTGATCGAGAAGGCCGAGCAGGCGTTCGAGCGCGAGCAGGCCCAGGTGACGGCCGAAAAGCTCACGACCGGCCAGTTCACGCTGGAGGACTTCCTCGAGCAGATGCAGCAGATCAAGAAGATGGGGCCCCTGCAGAACCTTGTCGGTATGCTTCCCGGGGTACCCAAGGAACTGAAGAAGGCCGAGATCGACGACCGGGAGATCGCCAGGGTTGAGGCGATCATCCGTTCGATGACCCCGGAGGAGCGCCGGGACCCGTCGTTGATGAACGGTTCCCGTCGCCTGCGGGTGGCCAACGGCAGCGGTAACACCACTTCCGAGGTCAACCAACTGCTCAAGCAGTTCAAGGACATGCAGAAGATGATGAGGATGCTCGGCAAGGGTGGCCGGAAGGGTCGGGGCGGCCCTCCTTCGTTGGCCGGCCTCAACTAGAGGAGAACGAATGGCAGTCAAGCTGCGCCTCGTGCGCATGGGCAAGAAGAAGCAGCCGACCTACCGGCTCGTGGCGGCCGACGCCCGTTCGCCGCGCGACGGCCGGTTCATCGAGATCGTCGGCACCTACGACCCCCGGGTCGAGCCGTCGGCCGTCAAGGTCGACAACGACAAGGCCGTGGGGTGGCTGCGCCAGGGCGCCCAGCCCACCGACCGCGCCCGCAAGCTCCTGGAGATCTCGGGGGCCTGGGCCCAGTACAAGGGCACGGGCCCCGCCCCCTCTCCGGCGGCCGCTGCCGAGCCCGCGGCCCAGTCGTGACCGACCAGCCGGTGGCCGAGGACGACGACGACCTCGAGGACGGCGAGTTCGACGACGAGTTGGACGACGACGCGGACGACGACCTCGACGATGACGACGAGTTGGGCGACGACGAGGACGACGACGACGACGACGAGGACGAGGACGAGGACGACGACGACGACGAGGACGACGACGGCCCGGACGGGAACCGGCGGGCGGGGGCGCTGCCCATCGCCATGTTGGAGTACGTGGCCAAGTCGCTGGTCGACGACCCCGAGTCGGTCGTGGTCGACGTCGAAGAGGGCCGCCGGGCGCTGACCCTGCGCCTGCACGTCGACCCGTCGGACATGGGCCGGGTCATCGGCCGGCGGGGCCGGGTGGCCCAGGCCATCCGCACCGTCGTACGTGCGGCCGGCGCCCGCGAGGGCACGGAGACCGTCGTCGACATTGTCGACTGAGGGCCCCGGCCTCCTGGAGGTCGGGGTGGTGGTCAAGCCCCACGGGCTGCGTGGCGAGGTGGCCGTCGAGGCCGTCACCAACCGGCCCGAGGCCCGGTTCGTGGCCGGCTCGGTGCTGGAGTCCGACGCCGGGCCCATGGAGGTGCTGGCCGCCCGTCCTCACCAGGGCCGGTGGTTGGTGACCTTCGCCGGGGTGACCGACCGCAACGGGGCCGAGGTCCTGCGGGGCCGTTCGTTGCGGGCCGAGCCCCTCGACGAAGAAGGCGCCTTGTGGGCCCACGACCTCGTCGGGTCCGAGGTGGTGGGTACCGACGGCCGCGTCCACGGCACGGTCCTCGCCTTGGAGGCCAACCCCGCCTCCGACCTGCTGGTGCTCGAAGGTGAACGCCTGGTGCCCCTGGTCTTCGTCGTGTCCCAGTCCCCGGGCCGGGTGGTGATCGATCCCCCGGCCGGCCTGCTCGACTAGCGGTGGGCCCGGGCCCCGGCTCCTGGACGACCGTGAAGTAGGCGGGCCGTCGCCTCATGACCTGGCACCTTCGCCCTCCCCGGCGAGCGGCGCACCGCCAACGCTGCTATGCCTAGTCCCTTGCCAAGCCCGGGCCCGGTCGTACGCATCGACGTGTTCACGGTGCTGCCCCAACTGCTGGAGCCGGCGTTCTCGGCCAGCCTGCTGGGGCGGGCCCGGGAGAAGGGGGTCGTGGAGGTCAACGTCCACGACGTGCGCCATCACACGACCGATCGGCACCGTTCGGTCGACGACACGCCCTTCGGCGGGGGGGCGGGCATGGTGCTGGCCCCCGAGCCCATCTTCCGGGCGGTGGAGGCCGTCGGACCACCCCGGCCCCTGCTGTTGCTGGGCCCCGGCGGCCGCCGGTTCGACCAGGCATGGGCCGCCCAACTGGCCGGCTCGGGAGGCTTCTCCCTGCTGTGCGGGCGCTACGAGGGGGTGGACGAGCGGGTTCGTGACCACTTGTGCGACGGCGAGCTCTCCATCGGCGACTACGTGCTGGCCGGGGGAGAGGCGGCCGCCCTCGTGGTCGTGGAGGCCGTCACCCGCCTGGTCCCAGGGGTGATGGGCAACGACGCGTCGGCCGAGGACGAGTCCTTCAGCGACGGCCTGCTGGAGTACCCCCACTACACCCGGCCGGCCGACTTCCGGGGATGGACGGTGCCCGAGGTGCTGCGTTCGGGGGACCACGGACGGGTGGCCCGCTGGCGCCGGGCCCAGGCCCTGGCCCGGACCCTGGCCGATCGC
Coding sequences within:
- a CDS encoding KH domain-containing protein; protein product: MTDQPVAEDDDDLEDGEFDDELDDDADDDLDDDDELGDDEDDDDDDEDEDEDDDDDEDDDGPDGNRRAGALPIAMLEYVAKSLVDDPESVVVDVEEGRRALTLRLHVDPSDMGRVIGRRGRVAQAIRTVVRAAGAREGTETVVDIVD
- the rpsP gene encoding 30S ribosomal protein S16, with translation MAVKLRLVRMGKKKQPTYRLVAADARSPRDGRFIEIVGTYDPRVEPSAVKVDNDKAVGWLRQGAQPTDRARKLLEISGAWAQYKGTGPAPSPAAAAEPAAQS
- the ffh gene encoding signal recognition particle protein, whose product is MFDSLSERFETIFKRVRGRGRLGEKDVEEILREIRLALLEADVNFKVVKAMVDRIREQCIGADLSASLTPAQQVVKIVNQELVNILGGQTLRITYASRPPTVVMLAGLQGSGKTTTAGKLARWFRQQGRHPMLVGADLQRPAAVQQLTVLAGQVGVPVFSEPTDPVMVAKAGLAEAQRRGRDVLIVDTAGRLHVDADLMDEARAISEAVSPDYTFLVVDAMTGQDAVNVAESFHAALEIDGVILTKLDGDARGGAALSVKEVIGKPIAFASVGEKLADFEPFHPDRMASRILGMGDMLTLIEKAEQAFEREQAQVTAEKLTTGQFTLEDFLEQMQQIKKMGPLQNLVGMLPGVPKELKKAEIDDREIARVEAIIRSMTPEERRDPSLMNGSRRLRVANGSGNTTSEVNQLLKQFKDMQKMMRMLGKGGRKGRGGPPSLAGLN
- the trmD gene encoding tRNA (guanosine(37)-N1)-methyltransferase TrmD, whose protein sequence is MPSPGPVVRIDVFTVLPQLLEPAFSASLLGRAREKGVVEVNVHDVRHHTTDRHRSVDDTPFGGGAGMVLAPEPIFRAVEAVGPPRPLLLLGPGGRRFDQAWAAQLAGSGGFSLLCGRYEGVDERVRDHLCDGELSIGDYVLAGGEAAALVVVEAVTRLVPGVMGNDASAEDESFSDGLLEYPHYTRPADFRGWTVPEVLRSGDHGRVARWRRAQALARTLADRPDLIEARGGLSPDDRRLLDEFGLSGGP
- the rimM gene encoding ribosome maturation factor RimM (Essential for efficient processing of 16S rRNA), with product MSTEGPGLLEVGVVVKPHGLRGEVAVEAVTNRPEARFVAGSVLESDAGPMEVLAARPHQGRWLVTFAGVTDRNGAEVLRGRSLRAEPLDEEGALWAHDLVGSEVVGTDGRVHGTVLALEANPASDLLVLEGERLVPLVFVVSQSPGRVVIDPPAGLLD
- a CDS encoding metallophosphoesterase; protein product: MVRPRHDGELGFVRRPMVRWLDPHQLLGTAARVVASGFTTSYTDSRELQVHMAAEVYDRSAGDELWFDYVADLGDGWNSTYTVAWLLSQDHIDVELDGQAHHLPRGPLLVMGGDQVYPVPTRTQYENRLLGPYRAALPCPPPGRPPELLAIPGSHDWYDGLVNFVNVFCRRRPIGGRQTIQSRSYFAVRLPHRWWLWGIDTQFGDFLDESQLAYFAEAAQEMADGDQVVVCMAKEVESGRRSSEVCSDRTLAYLEREVVAPAGGRVTLYLKSGRHHYCRYAEAGGERHLVTAGGGGSFLHPTHGLAETVEPPGDNGGRAFAKAAVYPSEAFSRRLRKRVWLLPAYNLPLAAALGAVQVLVVFMLNLHLSDAHQGVGFADLVRALWQSPSAFLLIVSVIALFGAMIRLAHDARGLPRVVIALGHSALQTGGLALVIVVASALASPFDGAPSLLAFLALVWVFGGVGGVLGVSAYLWATNHMGFHANEAFAPLHHADQKNFLRLHVGPSGDLTVYPIGVERAGRRWRFDPGAEPHAPWLVPDGRAPAPHLVEAPIVLERR